Proteins from a single region of Drosophila biarmipes strain raj3 chromosome 3R, RU_DBia_V1.1, whole genome shotgun sequence:
- the LOC108031863 gene encoding uncharacterized protein LOC108031863, whose translation MGKNKGGGGGGGGGGGGGGGGGGGNKKGGGGGGGSGNKNKGGDGGGGDKGGAKKGQDQKAAAGGGKKGGKK comes from the exons ATGGGTAAAAACAAaggaggcggtggcggcggcggaggaggaggtggtggaggtggcggaggaggcggcggcaaT AAAAaaggcggcggaggcggtggcgggtccggaaataaaaacaaaggcgGCGATGGAGGCGGCGGTGACAAAGGTGGAGCCAAGAAAGGACAGGACCAAAAGGCAGCCGCAGGCGGCGGCAAGAAGGGAGGCAAGAAATAG
- the LOC108031861 gene encoding conserved oligomeric Golgi complex subunit 1 isoform X2: MTANLLNLNVDTLFEQHSVSEIDAVHKKIQSVVENKREELRTHVGERYRDLLQAADTIAAMQTSAGTLMEQVRHVQANCRSLNEQQLLGFQSTTNPSPKEAALQQRNVGKKLQTYYGTMAQIKLLTALPELIWTHLDNDRFYAATELFIFSRHISTGLQLDGQSALMQKLPVARKQWEILRPFHVTIKQAVLAALEREELHPEMAVDCLQSLLLLDKSDLSAVLKTFLNLRSSAFLNCLQSRPSEPRRVKERILASLSVLNSTVELLDKCLLGDSLLFTRLADCASSTCPPSINRMESSERQLGHLLPDIIAGFKPQFEVTQLTPEQLGSSLQQWLDKMNDLAAAHLQQVFALVSNMQTIQDIKSAARNKGRPDFVRLEQQLHLQHSQLDFYVRKYVPLINARVREIIRSSWATAMKETYEKVLLLIEAGQSQAPQQIWREQSDDLPLSLAAALSDQPKRLANRTKGYDGATMELCKRFDSHLADIVQELNVMLQEQTTRAEDKHALIQFLRETAEEQLTEYLTNLKGLQLRERPALLLALRNSLALVELCPNLKLCFCQPSSWRQWTDNLAGAGIENWQRICGLIEEEMLSFWLLIVDDVLAGHNCEEKLPKVINHEVVLSDFALWQTLTLEQRDEEQEESVKSTIRIPSQPRLSLQTYLHQLIQALNVAVPQTLPPKVLQAFIQRLLGKLLTHYDGLAQAECTKSSQNIALQLYFDLKFLERVFAVTREERATYDQIHALQNKLRDCIDPFDFELFAEHITAHVTRAAGRLQGELGVLTPSTAAPSQGTSAATSLAHEADPNVLCLSSSGSTSLWFPLLPIVMPQAAGRVAGIERKSVAQEPAEKDFNRLQS; the protein is encoded by the exons ATGACGGCCAATTTGTTGAACCTGAATGTGGACACGCTGTTCGAGCAGCACAGCGTGTCCGAGATCGACGCGGTGCACAAGAAGATCCAGTCGGTGGTGGAGAACAAGCGCGAGGAGCTGCGCACCCATGTCGG GGAGCGGTACCGGGACCTCCTCCAGGCGGCGGACACCATTGCGGCCATGCAGACATCGGCTGGCACACTTATGGAGCAAGTGCGTCACGTCCAGGCCAACTGCCGTAGCCTCAACGAGCAGCAGCTCCTGGGCTTCCAGTCCACCACGAATCCGAGTCCCAAGGAGGCGGCTCTGCAGCAGAGGAATGTCGGCAAGAAGCTGCAGACCTACTACGGCACCATGGCCCAGATCAAGCTGCTCACCGCCCTGCCGGAACTGATCTGGACGCACCTGGACAACGACCGCTTCTACGCCGCCACAGAGCTTTTTATCTTTAGCCGGCACATTAGCACCGGCCTGCAGTTGGACGGCCAGAGTGCCCTAATGCAGAAACTGCCGGTGGCCCGCAAGCAGTGGGAGATCCTACGTCCATTCCACGTGACCATCAAACAGGCCGTGCTGGCCGCCCTGGAAAGGGAGGAACTGCATCCTGAAATGGCCgtggactgcctgcagagcCTCCTCCTGCTGGATAAAAGCGACCTCAGTGCTGTCCTGAAGACCTTTTTGAACCTTCGTTCCTCCGCCTTTCTGAACTGCCTGCAGAGCAGGCCTTCGGAGCCACGTCGCGTCAAGGAGCGCATCCTGGCCAGCTTGAGCGTGCTCAACAGCACCGTGGAGCTACTAGACAAGTGTCTGCTAG GTGACAGTCTTCTCTTCACCCGACTGGCGGACTGCGCCTCCTCCACCTGTCCGCCCAGCATTAACCGGATGGAAAGCAGCGAGCGGCAGCTGGGGCATCTTTTGCCTGATATCATCGCGGGCTTTAAACCGCAATTTGAGGTTACGCAGCTTACACCGGAACAACTTGGCTCGTCACTTCAACAGTGGCTAGATAAAATGAACGACCTGGCAGCGGCTCACCTGCAGCAGGTCTTCGCCCTAGTCAGCAACATGCAGACCATTCAGGACATTAAGTCGGCAGCCAGGAACAAAGGCCGGCCAGATTTCGTTCGCCTGGAACAGCAGCTGCATCTGCAGCATAGCCAGCTGGACTTCTACGTTCGGAAGTACGTTCCCCTGATCAACGCCAGAGTGCGGGAGATTATCCGCAGCAGTTGGGCAACGGCAATGAAGGAGACCTACGAAAAGGTGCTATTGCTCATCGAGGCAGGACAATCGCAGGCACCGCAACAAATTTGGCGAGAACAGAGCGACGATCTGCCCTTAAGCTTGGCGGCAGCTCTTAGCGATCAACCAAAACGGCTGGCCAATCGGACGAAGGGTTACGATGGCGCCACAATGGAGCTGTGCAAACGATTCGACTCACATCTAGCTGATATTGTTCAGGAGCTTAATGTTATGCTTCAGGAGCAGACGACACGGGCTGAGGACAAGCACGCCCTCATTCAGTTCCTGCGCGAGACGGCCGAAGAACAGCTGACAGAGTATCTAACCAACCTGAAGGGTCTACAGCTCAGGGAGCGCCCAGCTCTGCTCCTTGCTTTGCGCAATAGTCTGGCCTTGGTGGAACTATGCCCTAATTTAAAGCTCTGCTTCTGTCAGCCTTCAAGTTGGCGTCAGTGGACTGACAACTTGGCAGGAGCGGGCATTGAAAACTGGCAGCGCATTTGCGGTTTGATCGAAGAGGAGATGCTGTCCTTCTGGCTGCTCATCGTCGACGACGTGCTAGCCGGACATAATTGCGAGGAGAAGCTGCCGAAAGTTATAAACCATGAAGTGGTTCTTAGCGATTTTGCA CTTTGGCAGACCTTGACACTGGAGCAGCGTGACGAGGAACAGGAGGAAAGTGTTAAGTCCACCATTCGCATTCCCAGTCAGCCACGTCTATCTCTGCAGACATATCTCCATCAGTTGATTCAGGCATTAAACGTGGCTGTCCCCCAAACTTTGCCACCCAAAGTATTGCAAGCATTCATCCAGCGGTTACTAGGGAAACTGCTCACCCACTACGATGGATTGGCCCAGGCGGAGTGTACCAAATCCAGCCAGAACATTGCTCTGCAGTTGTACTTTGATCTAAAGTTCCTCGAACGCGTGTTTGCCGTAACACGCGAGGAGCGGGCCACCTACGACCAGATTCACGCCCTGCAGAACAAGCTGCGCGACTGCATCGATCCTTTCGATTTCGAGCTATTCGCCGAGCACATAACTGCGCATGTGACAAGAGCTGCGGGACGTCTGCAGGGCGAACTGGGTGTGCTGACACCCTCGACAGCTGCTCCAAGTCAGGGCACATCGGCAGCCACTTCGTTGGCCCATGAAGCAGATCCCAATGTACTGTGCCTCAGCTCATCCGGTTCCACGTCACTCTGGTTCCCCCTGCTGCCCATCGTGATGCCACAAGCTGCCGGAAGAGTCGCTGGCATCGAACGGAAATCCGTGGCCCAAGAGCCAGCGGAGAAA GATTTCAATCGATTGCAATCCTAA
- the LOC108031196 gene encoding uncharacterized protein LOC108031196, whose protein sequence is MNYLIQRGKMRQQAINVPEGLPELLSDITREVLRCQPRKECLCQFIIDYLHSVIVTREKALVAKTILDRALRQVDSIISDLCVCDLSKEKSELMGQVLEDCFRNFLEKRRCEMRRGKQTINFEDVDILEELLVKCKFSDEELIMSRPAIESAYKRFMEAYMSAERGADGTELLYQYFRDRELKRINEAMRQQAAITIQAAWRGFWVRHQFPQEVCVCVCAAEKEDDEEEMRKQAAASVLQRFFRKVMLRVATKPIADPCAEPTDATDATEPTAATTEVSKSAYDDITVATTAVGTAAGTAASSAPATAPATAPASAPASAPATAPATAPATAPATAPGTAPATARPSDAALAEPAEQAAEAPPPEAAEPAEAPAEEAPPAEPEEAAPPPAEEAAPPAAEEAAPPPAEEVAPPAAEEPAPPPPAEEAAPPAEEAPAEEAAE, encoded by the exons ATGAATTATCTGATTCAACGCGGAAAGATGCGCCAACAGGCGATTAATGTACCGGAAGGTCTGCCGGAACTTCTTTCTGATATCACACGGGAGGTTCTACGATGTCAGCCGAGGAAGGAGTGCCTCTGCCAGTTCATCATCGACTATTTGCACTCTGTAATTGTGACCAGGGAGAAGGCTCTGG TGGCCAAGACCATTTTGGACAGGGCTCTACGGCAGGTGGACAGCATAATTTCGGACCTCTGTGTCTGCGATCTGTCCAAGGAAAAGTCCGAGTTGATGGGCCAGGTTCTGGAGGACTGTTTCCGCAACTTCCTAGAGAAACGGCGCTGCGAGATGCGGCGCGGTAAGCAGACCATCAACTTCGAGGACGTGGACATCCTGGAGGAGCTGCTGGTGAAGTGCAAGTTCTCCGACGAGGAGCTCATCATGTCTCGGCCGGCCATCGAGAGTGCCTACAAGCGCTTCATGGAGGCCTATATGTCAGCGGAACGTGGCGCCGATGGAACGGAGCTGCTCTACCAGTACTTCCGAGATCGTGAGCTGAAGCGGATTAATGAGGCGATGCGCCAACAGGCGGCCATCACCATTCAGGCTGCCTGGCGCGGTTTTTGGGTCCGCCACCAGTTTCCCCAGGAAGTGTGCGTCTGCGTCTGCGCGGCT GAAaaggaggacgacgaggaggagatgCGCAAGCAAGCGGCTGCAAGCGTTCTTCAACGATTCTTCCGCAAGGTCATGTTG CGCGTTGCCACTAAACCCATTGCAGATCCTTGTGCGGAGCCCACGGATGCCACGGATGCCACGGAACCCACGGCTGCGACAACGGAAGTATCCAAGAGTGCCTATGATGATATCACTGTTGCGACCACGGCGGTGGGAACTGCTGCGGGAACTGCTGCCTCGAGTGCTCCGGCTACTGCTCCGGCAACTGCTCCGGCTTCTGCTCCGGCTTCTGCTCCGGCTACTGCTCCGGCTACTGCTCCGGCAACTGCTCCAGCAACTGCTCCTGGAACTGCTCCGGCCACAGCTCGACCCTCGGACGCCGCCTTGGCAGAGCCAGCGGAACAGGCAGCTGAAGCTCCTCCACCGGAAGCGGCAGAACCAGCAGAAGCTCCTGCAGAAGAAGCACCACCTGCTGAACCCGAAGAGGCTGCTCCTCCACCCGCAGAAGAGGCTGCTCCACCAGCCGCCGAGGAGGCTGCACCACCTCCTGCAGAAGAGGTTGCCCCACCAGCCGCTGAAGAACCAGCTCCACCTCCACCCGCCGAGGAGGCCGCACCCCCAGCTGAAGAGGCTCCCGCCGAAGAAGCCGCCGAGTAG
- the LOC108031109 gene encoding short-chain specific acyl-CoA dehydrogenase, mitochondrial codes for MQQLIRVARTLGQRSSGAWSVRRIAGGDRGIACLAALPETHQILQKTCREFANAELAPKARHHDREELYPADQVRRLGELGLMAVTVREEYGGSGLDYQAYAIGMEEVARGDAAVSIVMGVNNLYLGAVQQHGTEDQKRDFLVPYTQGTHIAFYALSEPGNGSDAGAASTTAKLDGDNYTLNGTKAWISNSKEASGGIVFATVDKALKHKGITAFLTPKDVSGLTIAKKESKMGMRATSTCQLVLEDVQVPRSLVLGAPGDGFKIAMQSLDCGRIGIAAQATGIAQAALELAVDYSQKRVAFGKQLARMQLIQQKLADMATRVETARLLTWRAAWLKDNGLPITKEAAMAKLHASETATFCAHQCIQVLGGMGYTTDLPAELYYRNARVTEIYEGTSEIQRIVIANAVLRELGRE; via the exons ATGCAGCAGCTGATCAGAGTGGCGCGGACGTTGG GTCAACGCTCGAGCGGCGCATGGAGTGTGCGGAGAATCGCAGGTGGAGACCGGGGAATCGCCTGCCTAGCCGCTCTCCCCGAGACCCACCAGATTCTGCAGAAGACCTGCCGAGAGTTCGCCAATGCGGAACTAGCGCCTAAGGCCCGCCACCACGACCGGGAGGAGCTCTATCCGGCGGACCAGGTCCGGCGGTTGGGGGAACTCGGTCTCATGGCGGTCACGGTACGGGAGGAGTACG GTGGTTCCGGACTGGACTACCAGGCCTACGCCATTGGCATGGAGGAGGTGGCTCGCGGAGATGCAGCCGTATCCATCGTAATGGGCGTGAACAACCTGTACCTGGGTGCAGTGCAGCAGCACGGCACGGAGGATCAGAAGCGGGACTTCCTGGTGCCCTACACGCAAGGCACTCACATAGCTTTCTACGCATTATCGGAGCCAGGAAACGGATCGGATGCAGGAGCAGCCAGCACCACGGCCAAGTTGGATGGGGATAACTACACTCTCAACGGCACCAAGGCCTGGATATCGAACTCCAAGGAGGCCAGCGGGGGAATCGTCTTTGCCACGGTGGACAAAGCCCTGAAGCACAAGGGAATCACTGCCTTCCTCACGCCCAAGGATGTTTCGGGACTTACCATAGCCAAAAAGGAGAGCAAGATGGGCATGAGGGCCACGTCGACTTGCCAACTTGTTTTGGAGGATGTCCAGGTGCCGCGGTCCCTCGTGCTTGGAGCTCCTGGGGATGGCTTCAAGATTGCCATGCAGTCGCTGGACTGCGGAAGGATCGGAATAGCTGCTCAGGCCACGGGAATCGCTCAAGCTGCTTTGGAACTGGCCGTGGACTATTCGCAGAAGAGGGTTGCCTTTGGAAAGCAGCTGGCTCGGATGCAGCTGATCCAGCAGAAGCTAGCCGACATGGCCACTCGGGTGGAGACCGCCAGGCTGCTCACCTGGCGCGCCGCCTGGCTGAAGGACAATGGATTGCCCATCACCAAAGAGGCGGCCATGGCCAAGCTCCACGCCTCCGAAACCGCCACTTTCTGCGCCCACCAGTGCATCCAAGTGCTAGGCGGTATGGGATACACCACCGATCTGCCCGCAGAGCTGTACTACCGGAACGCCCGCGTCACGGAAATCTACGAGGGAACCTCGGAGATCCAAAGGATCGTCATCGCCAACGCTGTGCTCCGGGAGTTGGGCAGGGAGTGA
- the LOC108031056 gene encoding chymotrypsin-1 has product MNGVTYFVLFVAALSALEVVQSKPTGKVIDLDKYFEEADTNSNERVVGGYDVPEDEYVPYQVSMQFRTRSGQLRHFCGGSLIAPNRVLTAAHCVNGQNASRISVVAGIRDLNDSTGFRSQVQSYEMNANYQELVTSDIAILKIDPPFELDEKRVSTIDVSGSDLVGADQEVLLTGWGSVFHFGTGPFAKYPTVLQKLNYKTMSNSKCKETMTQLTDTEICALERFGKGACNGDSGGPLVMKSGESYKQVGVVSYGTAFCASNSPDVYTRVSMFDSWIKERMA; this is encoded by the exons ATGAACGGAGTAACCTATTTTGTGCTGTTTGTGGCTGCTTTGTCAGCTCTCGAGGTGGTCCAGAGCAAGCCCACGGGCAAGGTGATCGACT TGGACAAGTATTTCGAGGAGGCAGACACCAATTCCAATGAGCGAGTGGTTGGCGGCTATGATGTGCCCGAGGATGAGTACGTTCCCTACCAGGTCTCCATGCAGTTCCGAACTCGCAGTGGTCAGCTAAGGCACTTTTGCGGTGGTTCCCTCATTGCCCCAAATCGCGTCCTCACCGCCGCCCACTGCGTCAATGGCCAGAATGCCAGTCGGATTAGCGTGGTGGCCGGTATCAGGGATCTGAACGACAGCACTGGCTTCCGATCCCAGGTGCAGTCCTACGAAATGAACGCCAACTACCAGGAACTGGTGACCAGCGACATTGCCATCCTCAAGATCGATCCGCCCTTCGAGTTGGACGAGAAGCGAGTGTCCACCATCGATGTGAGTGGCTCGGACTTGGTTGGTGCCGATCAGGAGGTTCTCCTCACCGGGTGGGGCTCTGTCTTCCACTTTGGCACAGGTCCTTTCGCCAAATACCCCACAGTGCTTCAGAAACTCAACTACAAGACCATGAGCAACTCGAAGTGCAAGGAGACCATGACCCAACTGACAGATACTGAGATCTGCGCCTTGGAGAGGTTCGGCAAGGGTGCTTGTAAT GGCGATTCTGGCGGTCCTTTGGTGATGAAGAGCGGCGAGTCCTACAAACAGGTGGGCGTGGTATCCTATGGCACTGCCTTTTGCGCCTCCAACAGCCCCGATGTCTACACCCGCGTGTCCATGTTTGATAGTTGGATCAAGGAAAGAATGGCCTAA
- the LOC108031861 gene encoding conserved oligomeric Golgi complex subunit 1 isoform X1 translates to MTANLLNLNVDTLFEQHSVSEIDAVHKKIQSVVENKREELRTHVGERYRDLLQAADTIAAMQTSAGTLMEQVRHVQANCRSLNEQQLLGFQSTTNPSPKEAALQQRNVGKKLQTYYGTMAQIKLLTALPELIWTHLDNDRFYAATELFIFSRHISTGLQLDGQSALMQKLPVARKQWEILRPFHVTIKQAVLAALEREELHPEMAVDCLQSLLLLDKSDLSAVLKTFLNLRSSAFLNCLQSRPSEPRRVKERILASLSVLNSTVELLDKCLLGDSLLFTRLADCASSTCPPSINRMESSERQLGHLLPDIIAGFKPQFEVTQLTPEQLGSSLQQWLDKMNDLAAAHLQQVFALVSNMQTIQDIKSAARNKGRPDFVRLEQQLHLQHSQLDFYVRKYVPLINARVREIIRSSWATAMKETYEKVLLLIEAGQSQAPQQIWREQSDDLPLSLAAALSDQPKRLANRTKGYDGATMELCKRFDSHLADIVQELNVMLQEQTTRAEDKHALIQFLRETAEEQLTEYLTNLKGLQLRERPALLLALRNSLALVELCPNLKLCFCQPSSWRQWTDNLAGAGIENWQRICGLIEEEMLSFWLLIVDDVLAGHNCEEKLPKVINHEVVLSDFALWQTLTLEQRDEEQEESVKSTIRIPSQPRLSLQTYLHQLIQALNVAVPQTLPPKVLQAFIQRLLGKLLTHYDGLAQAECTKSSQNIALQLYFDLKFLERVFAVTREERATYDQIHALQNKLRDCIDPFDFELFAEHITAHVTRAAGRLQGELGVLTPSTAAPSQGTSAATSLAHEADPNVLCLSSSGSTSLWFPLLPIVMPQAAGRVAGIERKSVAQEPAEKTATATTTPTRKSGGNGGRKGDTGKSKSSAASFFGMSQEWFR, encoded by the exons ATGACGGCCAATTTGTTGAACCTGAATGTGGACACGCTGTTCGAGCAGCACAGCGTGTCCGAGATCGACGCGGTGCACAAGAAGATCCAGTCGGTGGTGGAGAACAAGCGCGAGGAGCTGCGCACCCATGTCGG GGAGCGGTACCGGGACCTCCTCCAGGCGGCGGACACCATTGCGGCCATGCAGACATCGGCTGGCACACTTATGGAGCAAGTGCGTCACGTCCAGGCCAACTGCCGTAGCCTCAACGAGCAGCAGCTCCTGGGCTTCCAGTCCACCACGAATCCGAGTCCCAAGGAGGCGGCTCTGCAGCAGAGGAATGTCGGCAAGAAGCTGCAGACCTACTACGGCACCATGGCCCAGATCAAGCTGCTCACCGCCCTGCCGGAACTGATCTGGACGCACCTGGACAACGACCGCTTCTACGCCGCCACAGAGCTTTTTATCTTTAGCCGGCACATTAGCACCGGCCTGCAGTTGGACGGCCAGAGTGCCCTAATGCAGAAACTGCCGGTGGCCCGCAAGCAGTGGGAGATCCTACGTCCATTCCACGTGACCATCAAACAGGCCGTGCTGGCCGCCCTGGAAAGGGAGGAACTGCATCCTGAAATGGCCgtggactgcctgcagagcCTCCTCCTGCTGGATAAAAGCGACCTCAGTGCTGTCCTGAAGACCTTTTTGAACCTTCGTTCCTCCGCCTTTCTGAACTGCCTGCAGAGCAGGCCTTCGGAGCCACGTCGCGTCAAGGAGCGCATCCTGGCCAGCTTGAGCGTGCTCAACAGCACCGTGGAGCTACTAGACAAGTGTCTGCTAG GTGACAGTCTTCTCTTCACCCGACTGGCGGACTGCGCCTCCTCCACCTGTCCGCCCAGCATTAACCGGATGGAAAGCAGCGAGCGGCAGCTGGGGCATCTTTTGCCTGATATCATCGCGGGCTTTAAACCGCAATTTGAGGTTACGCAGCTTACACCGGAACAACTTGGCTCGTCACTTCAACAGTGGCTAGATAAAATGAACGACCTGGCAGCGGCTCACCTGCAGCAGGTCTTCGCCCTAGTCAGCAACATGCAGACCATTCAGGACATTAAGTCGGCAGCCAGGAACAAAGGCCGGCCAGATTTCGTTCGCCTGGAACAGCAGCTGCATCTGCAGCATAGCCAGCTGGACTTCTACGTTCGGAAGTACGTTCCCCTGATCAACGCCAGAGTGCGGGAGATTATCCGCAGCAGTTGGGCAACGGCAATGAAGGAGACCTACGAAAAGGTGCTATTGCTCATCGAGGCAGGACAATCGCAGGCACCGCAACAAATTTGGCGAGAACAGAGCGACGATCTGCCCTTAAGCTTGGCGGCAGCTCTTAGCGATCAACCAAAACGGCTGGCCAATCGGACGAAGGGTTACGATGGCGCCACAATGGAGCTGTGCAAACGATTCGACTCACATCTAGCTGATATTGTTCAGGAGCTTAATGTTATGCTTCAGGAGCAGACGACACGGGCTGAGGACAAGCACGCCCTCATTCAGTTCCTGCGCGAGACGGCCGAAGAACAGCTGACAGAGTATCTAACCAACCTGAAGGGTCTACAGCTCAGGGAGCGCCCAGCTCTGCTCCTTGCTTTGCGCAATAGTCTGGCCTTGGTGGAACTATGCCCTAATTTAAAGCTCTGCTTCTGTCAGCCTTCAAGTTGGCGTCAGTGGACTGACAACTTGGCAGGAGCGGGCATTGAAAACTGGCAGCGCATTTGCGGTTTGATCGAAGAGGAGATGCTGTCCTTCTGGCTGCTCATCGTCGACGACGTGCTAGCCGGACATAATTGCGAGGAGAAGCTGCCGAAAGTTATAAACCATGAAGTGGTTCTTAGCGATTTTGCA CTTTGGCAGACCTTGACACTGGAGCAGCGTGACGAGGAACAGGAGGAAAGTGTTAAGTCCACCATTCGCATTCCCAGTCAGCCACGTCTATCTCTGCAGACATATCTCCATCAGTTGATTCAGGCATTAAACGTGGCTGTCCCCCAAACTTTGCCACCCAAAGTATTGCAAGCATTCATCCAGCGGTTACTAGGGAAACTGCTCACCCACTACGATGGATTGGCCCAGGCGGAGTGTACCAAATCCAGCCAGAACATTGCTCTGCAGTTGTACTTTGATCTAAAGTTCCTCGAACGCGTGTTTGCCGTAACACGCGAGGAGCGGGCCACCTACGACCAGATTCACGCCCTGCAGAACAAGCTGCGCGACTGCATCGATCCTTTCGATTTCGAGCTATTCGCCGAGCACATAACTGCGCATGTGACAAGAGCTGCGGGACGTCTGCAGGGCGAACTGGGTGTGCTGACACCCTCGACAGCTGCTCCAAGTCAGGGCACATCGGCAGCCACTTCGTTGGCCCATGAAGCAGATCCCAATGTACTGTGCCTCAGCTCATCCGGTTCCACGTCACTCTGGTTCCCCCTGCTGCCCATCGTGATGCCACAAGCTGCCGGAAGAGTCGCTGGCATCGAACGGAAATCCGTGGCCCAAGAGCCAGCGGAGAAA acggcgacggcgacaaCGACACCGACCAGGAAGTCGGGGGGCAATGGTGGCCGCAAGGGAGACACTGGCAAATCCAAATCTAGCGCAGCTTCCTTTTTCGGAATGTCCCAGGAGTGGTTTCGCTAG
- the LOC108031197 gene encoding chymotrypsin-1: MGLTELLVIGVIALGGVFGRLNSKQPSGYTPHRIVGGADVPPGEHVPYQVSLQYKTRGGQMHFCGGSIIAPNRILTAAHCCRGLNASRMSVVAGIRGLNERGSRSQVLSYSIHPKYQELVTSDLAVLSIKPPLKLNNVSISAIGYQSQEKEFVGGGVPVTLTGWGLRLPVPFPFLEEVNYPNILQRMSYHTISNRECRDAGMESVTDTEICARGPFRGACSGDSGGPLVMQTDSGPKQVGIVSYGLVVCGLYISPDVYTRVSTFSEWIGSQMES; encoded by the exons ATGGGTCTAACAGAGTTACTGGTGATCGGAGTTATAGCTTTAGGAGGAGTCTTCGGAAGACTCAATT CGAAACAACCCAGTGGCTATACACCTCATCGCATAGTCGGAGGTGCTGATGTCCCACCAGGAGAGCATGTGCCCTACCAAGTTTCCCTGCAGTACAAAACCCGTGGAGGGCAGATGCACTTCTGCGGCGGCTCCATCATCGCCCCCAACCGCATCCTAACTGCAGCCCACTGTTGTCGGGGTCTGAATGCAAGTCGCATGTCAGTGGTGGCCGGAATCAGGGGTTTGAACGAGAGGGGTTCCCGCTCCCAGGTGCTGTCCTACAGTATCCATCCCAAGTACCAGGAGCTGGTGACCAGCGATCTTGCCGTGCTGTCGATTAAACCTCCCTTGAAGCTGAACAATGTCAGCATCAGTGCCATTGGATACCAATCCCAGGAAAAAGAGTTTGTGGGCGGTGGAGTTCCAGTGACCCTGACGGGTTGGGGACTCCGTTTGCCCGTGCCTTTTCCCTTCCTGGAGGAGGTCAACTATCCCAACATACTGCAGCGCATGAGTTACCACACAATCTCGAACAGGGAGTGCCGAGATGCGGGCATGGAGAGCGTTACGGACACGGAGATATGCGCCAGGGGACCATTCAGAGGGGCCTGTTCG GGCGACTCTGGCGGACCTTTAGTCATGCAAACGGACAGTGGCCCTAAGCAAGTGGGCATTGTATCCTATGGTCTGGTAGTCTGTGGTCTATACATCTCACCGGATGTTTACACTCGGGTCTCAACCTTCAGTGAGTGGATAGGAAGTCAAATGGAATCGTGA